A genomic segment from Anaeromyxobacter sp. encodes:
- a CDS encoding M3 family metallopeptidase produces the protein MADNPLLADWNTPFGLPPFAEIRVEHHLPAFEAAMATERREVEVIATSQAPATFENTVAALDGVGERLARVSAVFFGLVGADTTEALQAINRKVTPLLTTHRDDIALDARLYARVQAVWSQRERLDLAVDQQMLLERTWKRFVRAGAELGPAQQVRLREVNAELASAGVKFGDNLLAETNAYRLVLDRTAQLAGLPERVVAGAAEAARKAGLEGRWVFTLQAPSIWPFLQYAEDRELRRQLFTAYTTKADHGGATDNNGLASRVAALRVEKARLLGFATWADYVLDDSMAGTPARVYGLLNQLWGPAKEAAAAEAEALAAAVKAAGRDHPVEPWDWFFYTEKVRQARYALDESELRPYFPVDRVRDGAFAVAGKLYGITFTELTGVPVYHPEVKAFEVKDRDGSHLAVFLVDYHPRPGKRSGAWASGFRGQWVKDGREIRPLVYNVGNFSRGVGDAPALLSLEEVETLFHELGHGLHAILGKKRYLGLGQVPRDFVELPSQVMENWATEPEVLRGYARHWKTGAPIPPALVEKIQRTARFDQGFKNVEYLAASLLDLEWHTLTTTAEVDAKALERVALARMSLPSTIVPRYRTTSFQHIFGPGGGYSAGYYSYKWAEVLDADAFAAFQEKGLFDQATARRFRTLLEKGRSEDPMKLYVDFRGRPPSVQPLLRKLGFDRPGR, from the coding sequence CTGGCCGACAACCCCCTCCTCGCCGACTGGAACACCCCGTTCGGCCTGCCGCCCTTCGCCGAGATCAGGGTCGAGCACCACCTGCCGGCCTTCGAGGCGGCCATGGCCACCGAGCGGCGCGAGGTCGAGGTCATCGCCACCAGCCAGGCGCCGGCCACCTTCGAGAACACGGTGGCGGCGCTCGACGGGGTCGGCGAGCGGCTCGCCCGGGTCTCGGCGGTCTTCTTCGGGCTGGTCGGGGCCGACACCACCGAGGCGCTGCAGGCCATCAACCGGAAGGTGACGCCGCTGCTCACGACCCACCGGGACGACATCGCGCTCGATGCCCGCCTCTACGCCAGGGTCCAGGCGGTCTGGTCCCAGCGGGAGCGGCTCGACCTGGCGGTGGACCAGCAGATGCTGCTGGAGCGGACCTGGAAGCGCTTCGTCCGCGCCGGCGCCGAGCTCGGGCCGGCGCAGCAGGTCCGGCTCCGCGAGGTGAACGCCGAGTTGGCCAGCGCCGGCGTGAAGTTCGGCGACAACCTGCTGGCGGAGACCAACGCCTACAGGCTGGTGCTCGACCGGACGGCGCAGCTGGCCGGCCTGCCGGAGCGGGTGGTGGCCGGCGCCGCCGAGGCGGCTCGGAAGGCCGGGCTGGAGGGGCGATGGGTCTTCACGCTGCAGGCCCCGTCCATCTGGCCGTTCCTGCAGTACGCGGAGGACCGCGAGCTGCGCCGCCAGCTCTTCACCGCCTACACCACCAAGGCGGATCACGGCGGCGCCACCGACAACAACGGGCTGGCCTCCCGGGTGGCGGCGCTCCGGGTCGAGAAGGCCCGGCTCCTCGGGTTCGCCACCTGGGCAGACTACGTGCTCGACGACTCCATGGCCGGCACCCCGGCGCGGGTCTACGGGCTGCTCAACCAGCTGTGGGGCCCGGCCAAGGAGGCGGCCGCCGCGGAGGCCGAGGCGCTGGCCGCGGCGGTCAAGGCGGCCGGCCGGGACCACCCGGTGGAGCCCTGGGACTGGTTCTTCTACACGGAGAAGGTGCGCCAGGCCCGCTACGCCCTCGACGAGTCGGAGCTGCGGCCGTACTTCCCGGTGGACCGGGTGCGCGACGGGGCCTTCGCGGTGGCCGGCAAGCTCTACGGCATCACCTTCACCGAGCTCACGGGGGTGCCCGTCTACCACCCGGAGGTGAAGGCCTTCGAGGTGAAGGACCGCGACGGCTCCCACCTGGCGGTCTTCCTGGTGGACTACCACCCGCGGCCCGGGAAGCGCTCCGGGGCCTGGGCCTCCGGCTTCCGGGGCCAGTGGGTCAAGGACGGCAGGGAGATCCGGCCGCTGGTCTACAACGTCGGCAACTTCTCGCGCGGGGTGGGCGACGCCCCGGCCCTGCTCTCGCTCGAGGAGGTGGAGACCCTCTTCCACGAGCTGGGCCACGGGCTGCACGCCATCCTCGGGAAGAAGCGCTACCTCGGCCTGGGCCAGGTGCCGCGCGACTTCGTCGAGCTGCCGAGCCAGGTGATGGAGAACTGGGCCACCGAGCCCGAGGTGCTGCGGGGCTACGCCCGCCACTGGAAGACCGGGGCGCCCATCCCGCCGGCGCTGGTCGAGAAGATCCAGCGCACCGCCCGCTTCGACCAGGGCTTCAAGAACGTGGAGTACCTGGCGGCGTCGCTCCTCGACCTGGAGTGGCACACCCTCACCACCACCGCCGAGGTGGACGCCAAGGCCCTCGAGCGGGTGGCGCTGGCCCGCATGTCGCTGCCGTCCACCATCGTGCCGCGCTACCGGACCACCTCCTTCCAGCACATCTTCGGCCCGGGCGGCGGCTACTCGGCCGGCTACTACAGCTACAAGTGGGCCGAGGTGCTCGACGCCGACGCCTTCGCCGCCTTCCAGGAGAAGGGGCTCTTCGACCAGGCCACGGCGCGCCGCTTCCGCACGCTGCTCGAGAAGGGGCGGTCGGAGGATCCCATGAAGCTCTACGTCGACTTCCGCGGTCGCCCTCCCTCCGTGCAGCCGCTCCTCCGGAAGCTCGGCTTCGACCGGCCCGGGCGCTGA
- a CDS encoding peptide MFS transporter encodes MQGDRAFFGHPRGLGLIFVVEMWERFSYYGMRALLVLYLVNGLQWDKAEAARLYGTYTSLVYLTPLIGGYLADRLIGTRRSMVLGSVIIALGHFALAMPGLPSFYAGLGLIIVGTGFFKPNAAAQVGQMYAPGDSRRDAGFTIFYMGVNAGAAIGPLVCGYLAQSERWGWHYGFGAAGVGMVLGLLIYLWGRDRYMPGIGVGVPARQAAGVQPGEGEVGPPRRVLLLDAAGGAAAGGALAALLGGLALQPVVLGAAIGGALAVTVLGTHGEERRRVLAIFLAAFFVVFFWAAYEQAGSSMNLFADKFTDLTVGGFDIPSSWFQSVNPTIILVFGPVFAGLWGALARRGKEPPTALKMVFGLALLGVGFLFLVAGGARADAGVKVSPIWLLLAYSFHTFGELCLSPVGLSYVSKIAPARFASLLLGAWYLANATANKIAGALAAYTPTPGQAPAVLEEGLGGAVQRISQTNAGFFSIFVVTSLAAAGLMLLCVPLLRRLTSSVKA; translated from the coding sequence GTGCAGGGGGACCGCGCCTTCTTCGGCCACCCCCGCGGGCTGGGGCTGATCTTCGTGGTCGAGATGTGGGAGCGCTTCTCCTACTACGGCATGCGGGCCCTGCTGGTGCTCTACCTGGTGAACGGGCTGCAGTGGGACAAGGCGGAGGCGGCGCGCCTCTACGGCACCTACACCAGCCTGGTCTACCTGACGCCGCTCATCGGCGGATACCTGGCCGACCGGCTCATCGGCACCCGCCGCTCGATGGTGCTCGGCAGCGTCATCATCGCCCTCGGCCACTTCGCGCTGGCCATGCCCGGCCTGCCGTCCTTCTACGCCGGCCTCGGGCTGATCATCGTCGGCACCGGCTTCTTCAAGCCCAACGCCGCGGCGCAGGTCGGCCAGATGTACGCGCCCGGGGACTCGCGCCGCGACGCCGGCTTCACCATCTTCTACATGGGGGTCAACGCCGGCGCGGCCATCGGCCCGCTGGTGTGCGGCTACCTGGCCCAGAGCGAGCGCTGGGGCTGGCACTACGGCTTCGGCGCCGCCGGTGTGGGCATGGTGCTCGGCCTGCTCATCTACCTGTGGGGGCGCGACCGCTACATGCCGGGCATCGGGGTGGGCGTGCCGGCCAGGCAGGCGGCCGGGGTCCAGCCGGGCGAGGGCGAGGTCGGTCCGCCGAGGCGGGTGCTGCTGCTCGACGCGGCCGGCGGGGCGGCGGCGGGCGGGGCGCTGGCGGCCCTGCTGGGCGGCCTGGCGCTCCAGCCGGTGGTGCTGGGCGCGGCCATCGGCGGCGCGCTGGCGGTCACGGTGCTCGGCACCCACGGCGAGGAGCGGCGCCGGGTGCTGGCGATCTTCCTGGCCGCCTTCTTCGTGGTCTTCTTCTGGGCCGCCTACGAGCAGGCCGGCAGCTCCATGAACCTGTTCGCCGACAAGTTCACCGACCTCACGGTGGGGGGCTTCGACATCCCGTCCTCCTGGTTCCAGTCGGTCAACCCGACCATCATCCTGGTCTTCGGGCCGGTCTTCGCGGGGCTGTGGGGGGCGCTGGCGCGCCGTGGCAAGGAGCCACCCACCGCCCTCAAGATGGTCTTCGGGCTGGCGCTGCTCGGGGTGGGGTTCCTCTTCCTGGTGGCCGGTGGGGCGCGGGCCGACGCCGGGGTGAAGGTCAGCCCGATCTGGCTGCTGCTGGCCTACTCCTTCCACACCTTCGGCGAGCTGTGCCTCTCGCCGGTGGGGCTGTCCTACGTGAGCAAGATCGCGCCGGCTCGCTTCGCCTCCCTGCTCCTGGGGGCCTGGTACCTGGCCAACGCCACCGCCAACAAGATCGCCGGCGCGCTGGCCGCCTACACCCCCACGCCCGGGCAGGCGCCCGCCGTGCTGGAGGAGGGGCTGGGCGGGGCGGTGCAGCGCATCTCCCAGACCAACGCCGGCTTCTTCTCCATCTTCGTGGTCACCAGCCTGGCCGCGGCCGGCCTCATGCTGCTCTGCGTGCCCCTGCTCCGAAGGCTGACCAGCAGCGTGAAGGCCTGA